The proteins below come from a single Serratia ficaria genomic window:
- the hemC gene encoding hydroxymethylbilane synthase, whose protein sequence is MLDKIIRIATRQSPLALWQAHYVQQRLMASHPGLQVELVPMVTRGDIILDTPLAKVGGKGLFVKELELALLEGRADIAVHSMKDVPVDFPAGLGLTTICERDDPRDAFVSNRFSSLDQLPQGSVVGTSSLRRQCQLRERRPDLIVRDLRGNVGTRLAKLDNGDYDAIILAVAGLKRLGLEQRIRCPLSAEECLPAVGQGAVGIECRLDDDVTRALLAPLNHAATDTRVRAERAMNTRLEGGCQVPIGSYAELDGDSLWLRALVGSPDGSRMVRGERRGPAADAERMGVELAEDLLARGAREILHDVYQGNPPA, encoded by the coding sequence ATGTTAGACAAAATTATTCGAATTGCCACCCGACAAAGCCCACTCGCGCTTTGGCAAGCACATTATGTGCAGCAACGTCTGATGGCCAGCCACCCCGGATTGCAGGTTGAGCTGGTGCCGATGGTGACGCGCGGCGACATTATTCTGGATACGCCGCTGGCGAAGGTCGGCGGTAAAGGACTGTTTGTTAAAGAGCTCGAGCTGGCGCTGCTGGAAGGCCGCGCGGACATCGCCGTTCACTCGATGAAAGACGTGCCGGTAGATTTCCCGGCCGGCCTGGGTTTGACCACCATTTGCGAACGCGACGATCCGCGCGACGCATTTGTATCCAATCGTTTCTCCTCGCTCGATCAACTGCCGCAGGGCAGCGTGGTCGGCACCTCCAGCCTGCGCCGCCAATGCCAGCTGCGCGAGCGCCGCCCCGATCTGATCGTGCGCGATCTGCGCGGCAACGTGGGCACCCGCCTGGCGAAGCTGGATAACGGCGACTACGACGCCATTATTCTGGCGGTGGCCGGGCTGAAGCGCCTGGGCCTGGAGCAACGCATTCGTTGCCCGCTGAGCGCCGAGGAATGCCTGCCGGCGGTCGGCCAGGGCGCCGTGGGCATTGAATGCCGCCTCGACGACGACGTGACGCGCGCGTTGCTGGCGCCGCTGAATCACGCCGCCACCGACACCCGCGTGCGCGCCGAACGGGCGATGAACACCCGGCTGGAAGGCGGCTGCCAGGTGCCGATCGGCAGCTATGCCGAACTGGACGGCGACAGCCTGTGGCTGCGCGCGCTGGTCGGCTCCCCGGACGGCAGCCGGATGGTGCGCGGCGAACGCCGCGGCCCGGCGGCCGACGCGGAACGCATGGGCGTCGAGCTGGCGGAAGACCTGCTGGCGCGCGGCGCGCGTGAGATCCTGCATGACGTTTATCAGGGAAATCCCCCGGCATGA
- a CDS encoding DUF484 domain-containing protein, whose product MKSVEEQSVAGVELDDDTVMQYLLQNPDFFIRNARRVEQMRVPHPVRGTVSLVEWHLARQRNHINRLEEEITLLMEQASANETLFASLLHLQASLATADSLQDMLNRLQRWARGFGLAGANIRLFSDRWNIGAPSDFTHLALARSAFEPLRIQRLGNEQHFLGSLNGPELLLLLPQAKQVGSVALSMLGDEGELGMVIFSSRDTQHYQQGMGTVMLNQLARMLPELLERWIERA is encoded by the coding sequence ATGAAAAGCGTAGAAGAACAGAGCGTCGCAGGCGTCGAGCTGGATGACGACACCGTAATGCAGTATCTGCTGCAAAACCCGGATTTCTTTATTCGCAACGCGCGCAGGGTTGAGCAGATGCGCGTACCTCATCCCGTTCGCGGCACCGTTTCGCTGGTTGAGTGGCACCTGGCCCGCCAGCGCAACCACATCAATCGACTGGAAGAAGAAATCACCCTGCTGATGGAGCAGGCCAGCGCCAATGAAACGCTGTTCGCCAGCCTGCTGCACCTGCAGGCCAGCCTGGCCACCGCCGACAGCCTGCAAGACATGCTCAACCGTCTGCAGCGCTGGGCGCGCGGCTTCGGCCTGGCCGGCGCCAATATCCGCCTGTTTTCCGATCGCTGGAACATCGGCGCGCCTTCCGACTTTACCCATCTGGCGCTGGCGCGTTCGGCGTTTGAGCCGCTGCGCATTCAGCGCCTGGGCAATGAGCAGCATTTTCTCGGCAGCCTGAATGGGCCCGAGCTGCTGCTGCTGTTGCCGCAGGCCAAGCAGGTCGGCTCGGTGGCGCTGTCGATGCTGGGCGACGAAGGCGAACTGGGCATGGTGATCTTCAGCAGCCGCGACACGCAACACTATCAGCAGGGCATGGGCACGGTGATGCTCAACCAGCTGGCGCGCATGCTGCCGGAGCTGCTGGAACGCTGGATCGAACGCGCATGA
- the hemY gene encoding protoheme IX biogenesis protein HemY, translated as MLRVLFLFLVLIASVVLGPMLAGHQGYVLIQTDNYNIETSVTGLVIMAVLLFVVLLAIEWILRRIFRTGARTRGWFIGRKRTRARKQTKAALIKLAEGDYKQVEQLLTRNADHAEQPVVNYLLAAEAAQQRGDDFRTNQYLERAAEAADTDQLPVDITRVRIQLAQGENHAARHGVDRLLNQAPRHPEVLRLAEQAYLRTGAFASLLEILPSMRKIDLHSESELQALQQQAYIGLMNQAMADEGSDGLKRWWKDQSRKTRHEVPLQIAMVEHLIECNDHELAQEIVLDSLKRQYDERLVLLIPRLKSGNPEQLEKALRQQVKQHGATPLLNSTLGQLLMKHGEWQQAADAFREALKQRPDAYDYAWLGDALEKLHRSDEAAQVRREGLMLTLKQNGE; from the coding sequence ATGTTACGCGTGTTATTTCTGTTCCTGGTGCTGATCGCCAGCGTGGTGCTCGGGCCGATGTTGGCCGGGCATCAGGGTTACGTGCTGATCCAGACCGACAACTACAATATCGAAACCAGCGTCACCGGCCTGGTGATCATGGCGGTGCTGCTGTTTGTGGTGCTGCTGGCGATCGAATGGATCCTGCGTCGCATCTTCCGCACCGGCGCCCGTACCCGCGGCTGGTTTATCGGCCGCAAGCGCACCCGCGCGCGCAAACAAACCAAGGCCGCGCTGATCAAGCTGGCGGAAGGCGATTACAAGCAGGTTGAACAACTGCTGACGCGCAATGCCGACCATGCCGAACAGCCGGTGGTGAACTACCTGCTGGCCGCCGAAGCCGCCCAACAGCGCGGCGACGACTTCCGCACCAATCAATATCTGGAGCGCGCCGCCGAGGCCGCCGACACCGACCAGCTGCCGGTGGATATCACCCGGGTGCGCATTCAGCTGGCGCAGGGCGAGAACCATGCCGCGCGCCACGGCGTCGATCGCCTGCTGAATCAGGCGCCGCGCCATCCGGAAGTGCTGCGCCTGGCCGAACAGGCCTATCTGCGTACCGGCGCCTTCGCGTCGTTGCTGGAAATCCTGCCGTCGATGCGCAAAATCGATCTGCACAGCGAAAGCGAGCTGCAGGCGTTGCAACAGCAGGCCTATATCGGCCTGATGAACCAGGCGATGGCGGACGAAGGCAGCGACGGCCTGAAACGCTGGTGGAAAGATCAGAGCCGTAAAACCCGTCACGAAGTGCCGCTGCAAATCGCCATGGTGGAACACCTGATCGAATGCAACGACCACGAACTGGCGCAGGAAATCGTGCTGGACAGCCTGAAGCGCCAATACGACGAACGTCTGGTGTTGCTGATCCCACGGCTGAAATCCGGCAATCCGGAGCAGCTGGAGAAGGCGCTGCGCCAGCAGGTCAAACAACATGGCGCAACGCCGCTGCTGAACAGCACGCTGGGGCAGTTGCTGATGAAGCATGGCGAATGGCAGCAGGCGGCCGACGCCTTCCGCGAAGCGCTGAAACAGCGGCCGGATGCCTACGACTACGCCTGGTTGGGCGACGCGTTGGAAAAACTGCATCGCTCGGATGAGGCGGCGCAGGTGCGGCGCGAAGGGCTGATGCTGACGCTGAAGCAAAACGGCGAATAA
- the dapF gene encoding diaminopimelate epimerase — MQFSKMHGLGNDFMVVDAVTQNVYFSPELIRRLSDRHLGIGFDQLLVVEPPYDPELDFHYRIFNADGSEVAQCGNGARCFARFVRLKGLTNKRDIRVSTQTGRMVLSVTDDDLVCVNMGEPNFDPQAVPFRAAKAEKTYIMRAAEHTVLCGVVSMGNPHCVLQVDDVKTAKVELLGPVLEGHDRFPERANIGFMQIVSREHIKLRVYERGAGETQACGSGACAAVAVGIQQELLSEEVHVELPGGSLHIRWKGPGSPLFMTGPATHVYDGFIHL; from the coding sequence ATGCAGTTCTCCAAAATGCACGGTCTGGGCAACGACTTTATGGTGGTCGATGCCGTTACACAGAATGTCTATTTTTCACCTGAGCTGATCCGCAGGCTGTCCGATCGGCACCTGGGCATCGGCTTTGACCAACTGCTGGTGGTAGAACCGCCTTACGATCCCGAGTTGGATTTCCACTATCGCATCTTCAACGCCGACGGCAGCGAGGTGGCGCAGTGCGGCAACGGCGCGCGCTGCTTCGCCCGCTTTGTGCGGCTGAAAGGGCTGACCAACAAACGCGACATTCGCGTCAGTACCCAAACCGGGCGCATGGTGCTCAGCGTCACCGACGATGACCTGGTGTGCGTCAATATGGGTGAGCCGAATTTCGATCCGCAGGCGGTGCCGTTCCGCGCCGCCAAGGCGGAGAAGACGTACATCATGCGCGCCGCCGAACATACCGTGCTGTGCGGCGTGGTGTCGATGGGCAACCCGCATTGTGTTTTACAGGTAGATGATGTAAAAACCGCCAAGGTAGAGCTGCTTGGCCCGGTGCTGGAAGGGCACGATCGCTTCCCGGAGCGGGCCAACATCGGCTTTATGCAGATCGTCAGCCGCGAGCATATCAAGCTGCGCGTCTACGAGCGCGGCGCCGGCGAGACGCAGGCCTGCGGCAGCGGCGCCTGCGCGGCGGTGGCGGTGGGCATTCAACAGGAATTGCTGTCAGAAGAGGTGCATGTAGAACTGCCGGGCGGCAGCCTGCATATTCGCTGGAAAGGACCGGGCAGCCCGCTGTTTATGACCGGTCCGGCAACCCATGTATATGACGGATTTATTCACCTATGA
- the hemX gene encoding uroporphyrinogen-III C-methyltransferase, producing MTEQNTPSAPVEEPTPAVESPQQPAADRRKGKNTGPVLGAIAIMLVIALGAGGYYHTHRQAQALIAANQSLQQQLDGLKQSQQQERSALEGLLQQQGKTLDAADREQATLARQLNELQEKVATISGSDAKTWLLAQADFLVKMAGRKLWSDQDATSAATLLKSADASLADMNDPSLIDVRRAITDDISTLSTLTQVDFDGIILKVNQLSNQVDNLRLADNDTDEAPMDQDSSELSSSIGEWRQNLTKSWHNFMADFITIRRRDASAEPLLAPNQDIYLRENIRSRLLVAAQAIPRHQNETYKQSLETISTWVRAYFDTTDPATKAFLEELDALSQQSISMDVPDQLKSQPLLEKVMQTRVRNLLSQPPAAHQEG from the coding sequence ATGACGGAACAAAATACCCCATCCGCCCCGGTTGAAGAACCAACCCCGGCGGTTGAGAGCCCCCAGCAGCCAGCCGCCGATCGCCGTAAAGGGAAAAATACCGGCCCGGTGCTCGGCGCCATCGCCATCATGCTGGTTATCGCACTGGGCGCGGGCGGCTATTACCACACCCACCGGCAGGCGCAGGCGCTGATCGCCGCCAACCAGTCGCTGCAGCAGCAGCTGGACGGGCTGAAACAGAGCCAACAGCAGGAAAGAAGCGCGCTGGAAGGCCTGCTGCAACAGCAGGGCAAAACCCTGGACGCCGCCGATCGCGAGCAGGCGACCCTGGCGCGCCAGCTGAATGAACTGCAGGAAAAAGTCGCGACCATCTCCGGCAGCGACGCCAAAACCTGGCTGCTGGCGCAGGCCGACTTCCTGGTGAAAATGGCCGGCCGCAAACTGTGGAGCGACCAGGACGCCACCAGCGCGGCAACGCTGCTGAAGAGCGCCGACGCCAGCCTGGCGGACATGAACGACCCGAGCCTGATCGACGTGCGCCGCGCCATCACCGATGACATCAGCACCCTCTCCACCCTGACCCAGGTGGACTTCGACGGCATTATCCTCAAGGTCAATCAGCTGTCCAACCAGGTGGATAACCTGCGCCTGGCGGACAACGACACCGACGAAGCGCCGATGGATCAGGACAGCAGCGAGCTTTCCAGCTCGATCGGCGAATGGCGGCAGAATCTGACCAAAAGCTGGCACAACTTTATGGCCGACTTTATTACCATTCGCCGCCGCGACGCCAGCGCCGAACCGCTGCTGGCGCCAAACCAGGATATCTACCTGCGCGAAAACATCCGCTCGCGCCTGCTGGTGGCCGCACAGGCGATCCCGCGCCACCAGAACGAAACCTACAAGCAGTCGCTGGAAACCATCTCCACCTGGGTTCGCGCCTACTTCGACACCACCGATCCGGCGACCAAGGCCTTCCTCGAAGAGCTGGACGCGCTGAGCCAGCAGTCGATCTCGATGGACGTGCCGGATCAGCTGAAAAGCCAGCCGCTGCTGGAAAAAGTGATGCAAACCCGGGTGCGTAATCTGCTGTCGCAGCCCCCTGCCGCTCACCAGGAGGGATAA
- the lptM gene encoding LPS translocon maturation chaperone LptM — translation MKKKLRYALLTVMLTGLAGCGLKGPLYFPPADPADKKPAATPVQTEQVQKNQQQPSAIQQKPSMTDQ, via the coding sequence ATGAAAAAAAAACTACGCTATGCGCTGCTGACCGTTATGCTCACCGGCCTTGCCGGCTGCGGCCTGAAGGGCCCGCTGTACTTCCCGCCCGCCGATCCCGCCGATAAAAAACCGGCCGCGACGCCGGTGCAAACGGAGCAGGTGCAGAAAAATCAGCAGCAGCCTTCTGCCATTCAGCAGAAACCGTCGATGACCGACCAGTAA
- the cyaY gene encoding iron donor protein CyaY has product MNDSEFHQLADQLMLNIEQTLDDFDGDSDIDYETNGGVMTLSFENGTKIVINRQEPLHQVWLATKTGGYHFNYRDGVWLCDRSGQAFYPLLSEAASAQAGEDVVFS; this is encoded by the coding sequence ATGAACGACAGTGAGTTTCACCAGTTGGCTGACCAGCTGATGCTGAATATTGAACAGACGCTGGACGATTTTGACGGCGATTCTGACATCGATTACGAAACCAATGGCGGCGTGATGACGCTAAGCTTCGAGAACGGCACAAAAATTGTCATCAACCGCCAGGAGCCGCTGCATCAGGTCTGGCTGGCCACCAAAACCGGCGGCTATCACTTCAACTACCGCGACGGCGTCTGGCTGTGCGATCGCAGCGGGCAGGCTTTTTACCCGTTGCTCAGCGAAGCGGCCAGCGCGCAGGCCGGCGAGGACGTCGTTTTTTCCTGA
- the thrP gene encoding bifunctional threonine/serine APC transporter ThrP yields MAHKEKPQGLHRGLEARHIELIALGGTIGVGLFMGSASTLKWAGPSVLLAYIIAGLFVFFIMRSMGEMLFLEPVAGSFAVYAHKYMSPYFGYLTAWGYWFMWIAVGISEITAIGVYVQFWFPEIPQWVPALIAVAMVALANLAAVRLYGELEFWFAMIKVTTIIVMILVGLGVIFFGFGNGGEPVGFANLTAHGGFFAGGWKGFLFALCIVVASYQGVELVGITAGEAKNPQITLKRAINNILWRILIFYVGAIFVIVTIFPWNGIGTAGSPFVLTFAKIGIVAAAGIINFVVLTAALSGCNSGMYSGGRMLYALAKNRQLPAALTKVSASGVPVNCIAVTIGCLLAGSGLNYIIPNPQQVFVYVYSASVLPGMVPWFVVLISQLYFRRAHKEAIKTHGFKSIMFPYVNYLTIAFLLCVLVGMGINPDTRVSLLVGAIFLAGVSLCYFALGMHKKHHPAEKQAETQQ; encoded by the coding sequence ATGGCACACAAAGAAAAACCGCAAGGACTACACCGGGGGCTCGAGGCCCGGCATATCGAGCTGATCGCTCTGGGGGGCACCATCGGGGTCGGCCTGTTTATGGGCTCTGCGAGTACGCTGAAGTGGGCGGGGCCGTCGGTGCTGCTGGCCTATATCATCGCCGGGCTGTTCGTGTTCTTTATTATGCGTTCGATGGGGGAAATGCTGTTCCTCGAGCCGGTGGCGGGTTCCTTCGCCGTTTATGCGCATAAGTATATGAGTCCCTACTTCGGTTACCTGACCGCCTGGGGATATTGGTTTATGTGGATCGCCGTCGGCATATCCGAAATCACCGCCATCGGGGTTTACGTGCAGTTCTGGTTCCCGGAAATCCCGCAGTGGGTGCCGGCGCTGATCGCCGTGGCGATGGTGGCGCTGGCCAACCTGGCGGCGGTGCGGCTGTACGGTGAGCTGGAGTTCTGGTTCGCCATGATCAAGGTCACCACCATCATCGTGATGATCCTGGTGGGGTTGGGGGTGATTTTCTTCGGCTTCGGCAACGGCGGCGAACCCGTCGGTTTCGCCAACCTGACCGCCCACGGCGGCTTCTTTGCCGGCGGCTGGAAAGGCTTCCTGTTTGCGCTGTGCATCGTGGTCGCCTCCTATCAGGGGGTCGAGCTGGTGGGCATCACCGCCGGCGAGGCCAAGAACCCGCAGATCACGCTGAAGCGCGCGATCAATAATATCCTGTGGCGCATTCTGATCTTCTACGTCGGCGCCATCTTCGTCATCGTCACCATCTTCCCGTGGAACGGCATCGGCACCGCCGGCAGCCCGTTCGTGCTGACCTTCGCCAAGATTGGCATCGTGGCCGCCGCCGGCATCATCAACTTTGTGGTGCTGACCGCCGCGCTCTCCGGCTGCAACAGCGGCATGTACAGCGGCGGGCGCATGCTGTACGCCCTAGCCAAGAATCGTCAGCTGCCGGCCGCGTTGACCAAAGTGTCCGCCAGCGGCGTGCCGGTGAACTGCATCGCCGTCACCATCGGCTGCCTGCTGGCGGGGTCCGGGTTGAACTACATCATTCCCAATCCGCAGCAGGTGTTCGTCTATGTCTACAGCGCCAGCGTGCTGCCGGGCATGGTGCCGTGGTTTGTGGTGCTGATCAGCCAGCTGTACTTCCGCCGCGCCCATAAAGAAGCGATCAAAACTCACGGCTTCAAGTCGATCATGTTCCCTTATGTGAACTATTTGACCATCGCTTTTCTGCTGTGCGTGCTGGTTGGCATGGGAATCAACCCGGATACGCGAGTTTCTCTGTTGGTCGGGGCGATTTTCTTGGCGGGCGTCAGCCTGTGCTACTTCGCTTTGGGGATGCACAAGAAACATCATCCGGCTGAAAAACAGGCGGAAACGCAGCAATAA
- a CDS encoding class I adenylate cyclase has product MYLYIETLKQRLDAINQLRVDRALAAMKPAFQRVYSLLPTLLHHHHPLMPGYLNGNVPHGVCLYTPDETQQDYLNDLEDKWGSPFDKLASGELPITGVYSMGSTSSIGQSCSSDLDIWVCHQSWLDNEERNRLQQKCSLLEKWAASMGVEVSFFLIDENRFRHNESGSLGGEDCGSTQHILLLDEFYRTAVRLAGKRILWNMVPGEEEAHYDEYVLSLYAQGALTPNEWLDLGGLSTLSAEEYFGASLWQLYKSIDSPYKAVLKTLLLEAYSWEYPNTQLLAMDIKSRLHQGEIVCFGLDAYCMMLERVTHYLTQINDTTRLDLVRRCFYLKVCEKLSLAKACVGWRREILSQLVSEWGWDEARLAMLDNRANWKIERVREAHNELLDAMMQSYRNLIRFARRNNLSVSASPQDIGVLTRKLYAAFEALPGKVTLVNPQISPDLSENDLTFIHVPIGRANRTGWYLYNQAPAMDSIVSHQPLEYNRYLNKLVAWAYFNGLLTPQTRLHIKSGNLCDTAKLQELVADVSHHFPLRLAAPTPKALYSPCEIRHLAIIVNLENDPTAAFRNQVVHFDFRKLDVFSFGQQQQCLVGSIDLLYRNSWNEVRTLHFSGEQSVLEALKTILGKMHQDAAPPESVEVFCYSQHLRGLIRTRIQQLVSECIELRLSSTRLEPGRFKAVRVSGQTWGLFFERLSVSVQKLENAVEFYGAISNNKLHGLSIKVETDQVHLPPVVDGFASEGIIQFFFEDTSDDKGFNIYILDESNRVEVYHHCEGSKEELVRDVSRFYSSSHDRFTYGSSFINFNLPQFYQIVQLDGRTQVIPFRSNVLSSLCVTLADGAAQPLKQQFQLH; this is encoded by the coding sequence TTGTACCTCTACATCGAGACATTGAAGCAGAGACTGGATGCGATCAATCAACTTCGAGTCGATCGCGCCCTAGCGGCCATGAAGCCCGCGTTTCAACGGGTATACAGTCTGCTGCCTACCTTACTGCACCACCACCACCCCCTGATGCCGGGTTATCTGAACGGTAACGTTCCCCACGGCGTTTGCCTCTACACGCCTGATGAAACCCAGCAAGATTACCTTAATGATTTAGAAGACAAATGGGGCAGCCCGTTTGACAAACTGGCCAGCGGAGAGCTGCCGATTACCGGCGTTTACTCGATGGGCAGCACCTCTTCGATCGGCCAGAGCTGCAGCTCCGATCTCGACATCTGGGTATGCCACCAGTCCTGGCTGGACAACGAAGAACGCAACCGCCTGCAGCAAAAATGCAGCCTGCTGGAAAAGTGGGCGGCCTCGATGGGGGTGGAAGTCAGCTTCTTCCTGATCGATGAAAACCGCTTCCGCCACAACGAAAGCGGCAGCCTCGGCGGCGAGGATTGCGGTTCCACCCAACATATCCTGCTGCTGGACGAATTCTACCGCACCGCGGTGCGCCTGGCCGGTAAACGCATCCTGTGGAACATGGTGCCGGGCGAAGAAGAAGCGCATTACGATGAATACGTGCTGTCGCTGTACGCGCAGGGCGCGTTGACGCCGAACGAATGGCTGGATCTCGGCGGCCTGAGCACGCTGTCGGCGGAAGAGTATTTCGGCGCCAGCCTGTGGCAGCTGTATAAAAGCATCGATTCGCCTTACAAGGCGGTGCTGAAAACCCTGCTGCTGGAGGCCTACTCCTGGGAATACCCCAATACCCAACTGCTGGCGATGGACATCAAAAGTCGCCTGCACCAGGGGGAGATCGTCTGTTTCGGCCTTGATGCCTACTGCATGATGCTCGAACGGGTCACCCACTACCTGACCCAAATCAACGACACCACCCGCCTCGATCTGGTCCGCCGCTGTTTCTACCTGAAAGTTTGTGAAAAGTTGTCGCTGGCCAAGGCCTGCGTCGGCTGGCGTCGCGAGATCCTCAGCCAGCTGGTGAGCGAATGGGGCTGGGACGAAGCACGGCTGGCGATGCTGGACAACCGCGCCAACTGGAAGATTGAACGGGTGCGCGAAGCGCATAACGAACTGCTGGATGCGATGATGCAGAGCTATCGCAACCTGATCCGCTTCGCCCGCCGCAACAACCTCAGCGTCAGCGCCAGTCCGCAGGACATCGGCGTGCTGACCCGCAAGCTGTACGCGGCGTTTGAGGCGTTGCCCGGCAAGGTGACGCTGGTGAACCCGCAGATCTCGCCGGACCTGTCCGAAAACGATTTAACCTTTATCCACGTGCCGATTGGCCGCGCCAACCGCACCGGCTGGTACCTGTACAACCAGGCGCCGGCCATGGACTCGATCGTCAGCCATCAGCCGCTGGAATATAACCGCTATCTGAACAAGCTGGTGGCCTGGGCCTATTTCAACGGCCTGCTGACGCCGCAAACCCGCCTGCACATCAAGAGCGGCAACCTGTGCGACACCGCCAAGCTGCAGGAGCTGGTGGCCGACGTGTCCCATCATTTCCCGCTGCGGCTGGCGGCGCCGACGCCGAAAGCGCTGTACAGCCCGTGCGAAATTCGCCATCTGGCGATCATCGTCAATCTGGAAAACGATCCGACCGCCGCCTTCCGCAATCAGGTGGTGCATTTCGATTTCCGCAAGCTCGACGTGTTCAGCTTCGGCCAGCAGCAGCAGTGCCTGGTGGGCAGCATCGATCTGCTGTACCGCAACTCGTGGAACGAGGTGCGCACCCTGCATTTCAGCGGCGAACAGTCGGTGCTGGAAGCGCTGAAGACCATCCTCGGCAAAATGCATCAGGACGCCGCGCCGCCGGAATCGGTGGAAGTGTTCTGCTACAGCCAGCATTTGCGCGGCCTGATCCGCACCCGCATCCAGCAACTGGTGTCGGAGTGCATTGAACTGCGCCTGTCCAGCACCCGCCTGGAGCCGGGCCGTTTCAAAGCGGTGCGGGTGTCCGGCCAGACCTGGGGCCTGTTCTTCGAACGCCTGAGCGTATCGGTGCAGAAGTTGGAAAATGCGGTGGAGTTTTACGGCGCCATCTCCAACAACAAGCTGCATGGCCTGTCGATTAAAGTGGAAACCGACCAGGTGCACCTGCCGCCGGTGGTGGACGGTTTCGCCAGCGAAGGGATTATTCAGTTCTTCTTCGAAGACACCTCGGACGACAAGGGCTTCAACATCTATATTCTGGACGAGTCGAACCGGGTCGAGGTTTATCACCATTGCGAGGGCAGCAAAGAGGAACTGGTGCGCGACGTCAGCCGCTTCTACTCTTCTTCGCACGACCGCTTCACCTACGGCTCCAGCTTTATCAACTTCAACCTGCCGCAGTTCTACCAAATCGTGCAGCTCGACGGCCGCACCCAGGTGATCCCGTTCCGCAGCAACGTGCTGTCGAGCCTGTGCGTCACCCTGGCCGATGGCGCCGCTCAGCCGCTGAAACAGCAGTTCCAGCTGCATTGA
- the hemD gene encoding uroporphyrinogen-III synthase — MTILVTRPSPSGELLVSRLRALGRVAYHAPLIDFAPGGDLPKLPPALQQLGPGDLVFVLSQHSVNYADSVIGRAGLTWPAHLAYYAIGRATGLALHRISSLPVEYPREREISETLLMLPALQKLGGKRAMILRGNGGRELLGDTLRERGADVSYYECYQRSPVHYDGSEQSAHWQRAGVDTLVVTSGEMLQQLYTLVPDYYRSSWLLRCRLVVVSERLATLARELGWSTIRVADNADNDALIRALK; from the coding sequence ATGACGATCCTGGTAACCCGCCCTTCCCCCTCGGGAGAACTGTTGGTGAGCCGACTGCGCGCACTCGGCCGGGTTGCCTATCATGCCCCCTTGATTGATTTTGCCCCCGGCGGCGATTTGCCGAAGCTGCCGCCGGCGCTGCAGCAGCTCGGCCCCGGCGATCTGGTGTTCGTGCTGTCGCAGCACTCGGTGAACTACGCCGATTCGGTCATCGGCCGCGCCGGGCTGACATGGCCCGCCCATCTGGCCTATTATGCGATCGGCCGGGCCACCGGGCTGGCGCTGCACCGCATCAGCAGCCTGCCGGTGGAATACCCGCGCGAACGCGAAATCAGCGAAACGCTGCTGATGCTGCCGGCGCTGCAGAAGCTGGGCGGCAAGCGGGCGATGATCCTGCGCGGCAACGGCGGGCGCGAGCTGCTCGGCGATACTTTGCGCGAGCGGGGCGCCGACGTCAGCTATTATGAATGTTATCAACGCAGCCCGGTGCACTATGACGGCAGCGAACAAAGCGCCCACTGGCAGCGCGCCGGCGTCGATACGCTGGTGGTGACCAGCGGTGAAATGTTACAACAGTTGTATACTTTAGTTCCTGATTACTATCGCTCTTCGTGGCTGCTGCGCTGCCGCCTGGTAGTAGTGAGTGAACGTCTGGCTACCCTCGCCCGGGAATTGGGCTGGAGCACCATTCGGGTAGCTGATAACGCCGATAATGACGCGCTGATCCGCGCGCTAAAATAA